The sequence GGCCGGTCGCCGTGGCATAGCGGTGCTCGACGTAGCTCGCGTCGAGGAACTCGGAGACGCGCGCGTGCTCCCCGTCGACGAGCACGGCGTCGATGAAGCTCAGCGCGAGCGCGCGATTCTGCGCCGTGAGCGCCTCGTCCTCGATCTCCGTCGGGCCGGCGGCATCCGATGCTTCGGCCGTGTTGGAATCCCAGTGCTCCACGATCTTATCGTCTTTGACGCGGTACATGTCGAAGATCACGCCGGCGTCCGAGTAGCGGCCATGCACGACCACCAGGTCGCACTCGGCCAGCGTGCGCAGGCGCTCGTAGCCGAACCCCAGCGACGCGACTTCATAGCTCATCAGGGTCCTGAACGCCGCGAGGTCGCTCGGCGCCCCCGGATGGTGCCGGAGGTACGGGTCAGCCCAGGTGCGATCGACCGCCGTGACGTCCTTGTCGACGAGCAGCTCGTCGAGGGCCTGCCCGACGAGGGCCTTGTTCGCGCGCCCGAGCTCCGGATCACAGCCGCTTCCCCCTGCACCGCCCCCGCCGACGCCGGCTGGGTTGCCGCCGCTCCCCGCTGTCATCGTGTCACCGGCGGCGCCGCCGCGTCCGTCCGGAGGATCGTCCCGCTCCCCGGCGCACGCCACGAAGAAGCCGATTGACGCCAGTCCGAGCCAAGGAGCGAAGTGCACCTGTACCGTGTATCGCACCGCTCGCCGGTAGGCAATCCGCGGCGCGCGGACCTCGAATCGATCTTGCCCTCGCCGCGCCAGCCCACAGGCGGCCTCCGCGTCGCGTCGCGCGCTGTTTTGCTGCGCCCTCGCTCGCCTGTGGGCCGGAGGCGGCAGCGCGACCGCCAACGCCTCGATCCGCCCCCGCCGCACTGCCACCAGCGCCGTCCTCCTCGCCGCATCCGGCGGGGCTCCCGGTCTGACGTGTTACCAGGGCTCCGCTCGTCCCCATGGGGTCACGCTCGATCCGTGACATGTCACGCTCGATCCGTGACATGTCACGCTCGGGCATGACTGGGCGCCTCGTGCGGTGGAGCGAGCGCCGGGCGCCCGGCGAGGCGGTCGCTCGGGGACCAATCCCCGGCGACAAGGAGATGGTCTCAGCGCGGTGCAGGCAATCATCCACAGCCGATTGAGCTCGTTGAATCTGTTCGTTTTTATAGGCGGATCCGCACTTTCTGTACGCTGTGTCGGCTGCCGGTCGTCGGCGGAAAATTCTGGGTCGGAATGGCTTTGCGCGGGCTATCGTCCCGCCTCCTCCTCCCGTCTTCATCTCTCGTCCGGTGTGCGCGTGCGCACGTGCCCTCGCGTCCGCGGCGCCGTCGAAGCACGAGCCACGCTCGCGCGCCCTCGTTGAGCGATCGCCACCCCGCGTCCCGAGCTCACCCACCAGGAATGGAACTTGCCATGGGCCTCGCTTCGCTCGCGATTCCGCGAGCGCGTCGTCCGCTGCGCAGCCCGGCACGTCGATCGCGATCACGGCCGGGCGCGGCGCTTCTTTCAGTCCCGTGTTGAGATGCAGGAGAAGAGCATGATCTCTCGACGAAAACTGTTGACGGGCGCCGGCGCGCTCGCCGCCGCAGCGGCGTTGCCTGGCCGACCCGTCTGGGCAGATGGCCCAGTGGGGGAGTCCTGGGCCCCGTATCCGAGCGTGGCCACCTGGGGTGGGCCGAAGAAGATCCTCGAGATCTTCCTCTACGGGGGGCTCTCCGCTTGGGAGTCGTTCCATGTCGATCTGCGAGACACCCTGTTCAAAGCCAACCTGCTCAGCGCATTCAATTCGACGGCGCTGCTGACGCACTGCGGAAGTACCCAGACTGGAGCGACCGTGCAGACGCTCGGGGGGATGAAATGGAGCGTCGCGACGTCCCCCCTGTGGAGCCGGCCCGACCTCCTGGCCCGTACGCGCGTCGTCACGATGACGCACGAGTTCTCCGCGCATCCTGTGGCGATCCCGCTCGCGCTCACGGGACGTCCTCTGGGCGATGCGCGCGCGGCGAGCCTCGGGGCCGCGATCAAGCGCCGCCACCCGGAACAGCACACGTCCTACGTCCTGATGCCCGACAGCGGGCGCTTCTTCGGCGGAGACGACAAGGCGTTCTCCGCGTGGCTCTCGGTCGGCGCGCACGGCTCCGCGGCGCGGCCCGTGCTCGTCCCCATGAGCTCCGGCGTGAGCGAGATGGCCGACTGGGCCTCGCGGACCGGCGTCAACGCGGGAGCCGATGCGCTGACGAGCTACTACGCCGACCTCTATGAGACCAACCTCGACGGATCTCGATCTCGCGGGTACGACGCTTACAGGGCCGCGCTCGACAGCCTGCCCGGGAGCCCGAACCTCACGAGCGTATTCAACTCGAGCCTCCGCGGCGAGGGCGCGTCGCTCGCGCATTGCTCGACGAGCGTGGTCGCCCCTGGAACGCCGTTCAACACCACGGCGGCATGCCTCGATATGGCGGCGTGGCTCTTCAACACGAAGAACACGCGTTACGTGGGCATGGTCGATGTCGGCATCGGAAAAGACACCGGAGCCGCGTACGACGGCCACGGGCATACCGCCGGCGTGACGTTCGGCAACTTGTTTCTGCTCCTCAAGGAGCTGTCTCGGGTGACGAGCACGGCCACGCCGGCGGCGAACCGCATCAGCGTCGACGACACGCTGATCATCCTCAACACGGAGTTCGGCCGCACCCCGGACCCGCAAGGAAGCGGAGGCACGGGCCGCGACCACTACGGTCGAGGCTACGTGGTCGTGCTCATCGGTGGTCCCATCCAGCCCACGGCCTCGGGGGAGCCGAAGCTGATCGGCACCATCGACTGGACGGCTGGTTCTCCGGCCGGCAGGTACACGCCGGCCAACCTCGCGTGCGTGGCCCTGACCGCGGCCGGCATCGATCCGCACGGCACGGACAACTTTGCGTTCCAAGAGCTGCCGCCGGGGATGCCGTCGTCGTACGAGCAGCCGTTCTTCCAGGCGTGAGAGGAGATCGTATGAAACTCAAGAGGTTGGAGTCGGCGCGGGGAGCGCTCGCCGTGCTGCTCGCCGGTGGTTTGCTGGCGGGCTGCAGCACGACCGAGCCGCAGCCGCAAGAAGCCCCTCCCGGCGTGAGCCAAGCGGCGCTCGCGCCGGAGCCTACGTCCCCCGGTGGAGTGGACGCGGGCAACGCGGCCTGGGTCGAGCAGGTCGTACCGGCGCTGCTCGGCAGGCCTGTGCGCAGCTTCGGCGAGCTCAAGTTCCTCACCGTCATGACCGCGCGCGTCGGCCGCGCCCGCATGGCCGAGGCGCTCATGAGCCATCCGGCCTTCGTCGATCGCTGGACCGGCGTGCTGCTCGACCGCATGCGCGTGGATCGGGAGGGATCGCGCAGCCAGTCGGACTGCTTCTCCCAGCCGCTGCTGTCGAGCGATAACGACAAGATCAGGGCGGCGAAGGTCGTCCTCTACACGCGGCGCCTCGGGAACGCCCTCTCCCTGTCGGAGGCCGTGGCGGAGCCCCCTGTTTCGGCGTCCCCGGGCACGTACAACATGGCCGATGTCGTGCGCGGGTCGCTCCTCATGGACAACGTCTTTCCGGCCTACCGCGGGTTCGTCTTCGCGCTGGTACGCCAGTATGGATCCGATGATGCAAAGACGCACGAAAAGCAGCGCCAGATCGCGGATCATTTCACGCAGGTCTATGCAAACAAATCGATGGAATGCCTGAAGTGCCATCGCACGCACTTCAGCTCGGTGTCGTCGTCGTCGGCGTCCCTCTTCACTCCCGGTTACGACTGGGCGAAGGGGCAGGAGGGGCGCGTCTTCTCGGGCCTCTCGGCATGGGCGACCGCCGGTTCGTTCCAGGCGCCGACGGACGCCGACTGGGTAGGGTCCTTCCGTCAGTCCCCGGGGACGAACGTCCCCTTCGCCGGCTGGGACGGGGCGAGCTGCGGCAGCTTCTCGAACGACACGTCGACCCAGACACCGGGCGGGACCGGCCTCCTGCTCCCCGACGCGAGCAGCACGACGGTGTGGGCGCTCGATGATCGGCTGAAGGAGGGGTTCCTCGCGCTGCGGAAATCGTACGACTCCGGTGATCTCGACACGGGGGCGAACCATGCGAATCAAGGCCGGACGCTCGGCGCTTTCTGGCTCGCGGCCGCCTTCGCCAACGACGTCTGGAGGGAGTTCTTCGGCGCTCCGCTGACCATCTCGAACTTCACCTCCCGCAACACGCACGAGCACAAACTGCTCTGGAACCTCGCCGAGAACCACGTCGTCGGGCGGGGCTGGTCGCTCAAGGGGTTGCTCACCGAGATCGTCACGTCGCCCTACTTCAACCGTTTGGCTGAATCCTCGGCGACGATGCCCAAGGTCTTCGAGCCGTTCATCGATACGCCGGCCCAGGACTACGTGGGCGACGCCGTTCATCGACGCTCAGCGGATCTGCTCTTTCGGATGAAGGCGTCGGCGCTCCAGTGGAAGGCCGGCGGCAAGCTCTGGGTCACTCACTTCCCCCAATCGACCACGTACCCGACGCCCTCCCAGGCGGAGGCGATGGGCCTTCATCTCTCGCGCCTGAGCGCGGCGAACCCGACGTCATCGCAGTACTCCATGCTCGGGTGGGAGGCCTCCGCGGGCCGCTGCGATCGACCGGCGGCGATCTCACGCGACTGGATCGACGCGCTCGCCGACCGCGCCATGACCGGAGGGGTCACCGTGCGCGGCGCCGTCGAGGCGCTGCGCTTCCGCCTCCTCGGGCGCGGCCTCTCGGCCGGTTCCGGCGAGGCGACGGCCCTCAGCACGTTCCTCGGGAAATCGATGACCGCGACGTTTGCGAGCGCGTACACGACGGCGGGGCTGGGGAATGCCGCCCTGAGAGATCTCTGCGAGGTGTTCGTCAAGACGCCGCAGTTCATGCTGGAGGGCGTCCCCCACGGCGTCGGGGTCTCCGAGACCGACTTCGATTCGCCCCCGCAGCTCCAAGTGGGTGACATGAAGAACGACGGCACGCTCGCCGCTGACACGCCCTCTGCTGCCTGCGAGAGCTGGGTCGATCCGCAGACGGCGTTCGATGGCATCTCGGTCAACTGCGCGGACGAGTCGTTCCCTCAGAACATCGACTGGTCGAAGATCTGCCCCTCCGGGGGGTGCGTCTACCGAGAAGCGGTCCTGCCCGATCTGCCGCGGCCGTGGCCCTGCCTCGGCTGCTCGTTCGACTCGGACTGGTTCACGACGCTCCCGCCGCCGGTGGATCCGCGCGTGGTGACCGACCTGCCGATGCCGATGACGCCGGCGCGCGGCGGCGTCTTCCTGGCCTGGGCCGAGGGGGCGACCATCGTGCAAGTGAGCGGACAGGCGCGGTTCGTCCACGCGCACGGGCAGAGCACGCCGGCTGCGCCGGGCATGGTGCTCCAGCTCGGCGACAGCCTGGAGCTGTGGGCGGGAGACAAATTCAAGGTCGTGGCGCCCAGCGGGCAGGTATTCGAGAACCCCACGGGAGGCATGCCCCCCAATCAGAGCGCGCAGACCTATCTGTTCATGGCCACCGGTCCGAACGGCCTGCCCGATCCCACGGAGATGACGCCGACCACCGTCGACATGAACACGGCGAGCACCGTCAAGGAGGCGATGCGCCAAGCGGCGCGAAACGAGGAGGCGGGGTCCGTCTCGTTGTTCCACGACGTGACGTCCACGACGGGTAACATGAGCCACATCAATCATCCGGCGCTCAACGGGAAGCCGGATCTCATCCTCCTCGTGTCGCCCGTCGCTGGCGCCGTCAGCAACGACCACCACGTGGGCGTCTGGTACGACACAGCGTTGCAGCGGTGGGCCGTCTACAACGAGGACCTCGCCGCGATGCCGCTGGGCGTGCGCTTCTCGGTCCGCGCGATGCCGCCCAGCGGCAGCGTCTTCATCCATGAGGTCACGGCTGCCAACAAACCCGCGGGCTCGATCTCGACCATCGATCATCCAGCGCTCAACGGGCGCTCGTCCATCGCCGTGCAGGTGAGCCGCATCTGGAACCTGCCGGGAGCACCGGGCGTCTACAACAACCATCCTGTGGGTGTCTCGTATGACACGAGCGTGCAGAAGTGGACCGTCTACAACGAGGACCAGGGCACGCTCTCGCCCGGAGCGTTGTTCGCGGTCAAGCTGGGCGGCGACTTCAAGGTGACATCGAGCCCGGCGACACGGGTCGGTACCGCCCTCGTCATCGACGAGCCGAACATCAACGGTGTGGCCGACGCCCGCCTCTTCTTCACGCACGGCTTCAGCGGCACGGGCACCCTGCACACAAAGCGGAGCGCGCTGCGCTACGACACGACGCTCCAGAAGTGGACGATCATCAACCGCGACGGCACCACCGTCGCGAACAACCTGGTCTTCCACGTGCACCGCGGCTACTGACGGCCCTTCCCGTAGGTCCTTTCCGCGGCGAAGAGGGCCTGCTGCAGGGCACATCCATGCGCCCTGCAGCAGGCCGAGTCGATGCCATACACAGCCCGGCGCCTTCCGCGGTCGAGCTGCTCAGGGCGCCTGCGCCCGGCGGCTGCCAGCGGTGAGCCGGAGGGGCCGCCGCGGCGCGCTCAGACCTCCAGCGCGCTCTCGACGATGCGATGCACGAGGCCGTACTCCTGGGCCTCGCGCGCCGTCATCCACAGGTTGCGCTCGGTCTCCTGCGCGATCTTCGCGGGCGCCTGCCCCGTCGCCTCCGCGAAGATGCGGTTGAGCCGGTCGCGAGCGGCCATGATCTGGGCCGCCTCGATCTCGATGTCCGACGCGGGGCCGCGCACGCCGCCGAGCGGCTGGTGCAGGAGGAAGCGCGTGTTCGGGAGCGCGAACCGGTTCTCCCGCCGCGCCGCGACGAAGATCAGCGCGCCCGCGCTGGCGACCCACCCGGTGCCGATCACCTTGACCTCGGGCCGGATGAAGCGAATCACGTCGTGGATCGTGTCCCCCGACTCCACGTGCCCGCCCGGCGAGTGGATCAGGATCCGGATCGGCTTCTCGCCATCGTCGCTCGCGAGGGCGAGGAGCTGCGCGGTGGTCGCCTGCGCCAGCTCGCTGGTGATCTCCCCGAAGATCAGGACGGTCCGGCTCCTCAGCAGGCTGCTCTGGACCTTCTCGGACAGCGCGCGGGGGTGCGGCTCGTCGTTCGGCGTGGGATCGTTCGGCGTGGAATCGAGGCGCGTCATGGCCCCGAGCTTCCGGCGGCCCTCGCCCGCGCGCCATGACCGCGAGGCGCGGAGTCATGCTCGCGCGTCTCGATCCGCGAGCGAGCGCTGGACGAGCGGCCTCGGCGCGGGCAACCATGGGGCATGGCGGACGAGATGGAGCGGCTGCTTCCCCGCGGCGTGGTGGTCTCCCGGCATCACGGCCATCCAGGCGCGCCCTGGCGCGCGAGCGCGGGCGATCCGCCGAGCCTCCACGTCGTCGTTCAGGGCGCCTTTCGCCTCTCGGAGGACGGCGTGTGCGCGCTGGAGCTCGACGCCGGCGACGTCGTGCTCCTCGGGTTCGGCCCGCGCGGCGCGGGGCCCCGCGAGCAGAGCCTCCGCTGCGTCGCGCCGCCGCCCGGGCGCGCTCCCGCCGACGCGGAGCTGATCTCGGCGACCTACGCCGCCGCGCCCGGCGGGGCGCTCGCCTCGCTCGCGCCCGTGGTCCACCTGCCTGCCGGCGAGGTGCGGCGCGCGCGGGGGCTCTCCGCGGTCGTGGGCCTGCTGCGCGCCGCGCTCGCGGATGCTTCCCCGGGGCAGGCCCAGCTGGCGCGCTCGCTCCTCGAGCCGCTGCTCGCCTACGCGCTGCACTGCCACGAGCATGCGCGCGAAGGGCGCGCGTCGCGCGCGCTCGACCGGCGCGGCGCGCGCGCCTTCGACCGTCGCGTCGCGCGCGTGCTCCGGCTCATGCAGGAGAAGCCGGCCGAGCGCTGGGGGGTCGAGGCGCTCGCGAAGGCGGCGGGCCTCTCCCGCGCCGCGCTGGCGCGGCGGTTCCTCGCCGAGCTGGGGGTCCCGCCGCTCCGCTACCTCGCCGAGCTCCGCATGCAGCGGGCCGCCGAGCTGCTCGCCGAGGGCGACGGCTCCGTGGCCGCCGTGGCGGCCGAGGTCGGGTACGACTCGGAGTTCGCGTTCAGCCGCGCGTTCAAGCGGCACACGGGCGAGGCGCCGGGCGCGTTCCGCCGGCGCAGCCGCTCCGAGGGGGCCGCGTTCCGCCTGCCGCCGGTCCGCGCGGCG comes from Sorangium aterium and encodes:
- a CDS encoding nuclear transport factor 2 family protein; translated protein: MHFAPWLGLASIGFFVACAGERDDPPDGRGGAAGDTMTAGSGGNPAGVGGGGAGGSGCDPELGRANKALVGQALDELLVDKDVTAVDRTWADPYLRHHPGAPSDLAAFRTLMSYEVASLGFGYERLRTLAECDLVVVHGRYSDAGVIFDMYRVKDDKIVEHWDSNTAEASDAAGPTEIEDEALTAQNRALALSFIDAVLVDGEHARVSEFLDASYVEHRYATATGPAALIEYVERDYLTYYKVHHVVADGNFVFTLSEVSRGGGAYGVYDLFRIDDGAIVEHWDSRRIVPASTDSELPIF
- a CDS encoding DUF1501 domain-containing protein — its product is MISRRKLLTGAGALAAAAALPGRPVWADGPVGESWAPYPSVATWGGPKKILEIFLYGGLSAWESFHVDLRDTLFKANLLSAFNSTALLTHCGSTQTGATVQTLGGMKWSVATSPLWSRPDLLARTRVVTMTHEFSAHPVAIPLALTGRPLGDARAASLGAAIKRRHPEQHTSYVLMPDSGRFFGGDDKAFSAWLSVGAHGSAARPVLVPMSSGVSEMADWASRTGVNAGADALTSYYADLYETNLDGSRSRGYDAYRAALDSLPGSPNLTSVFNSSLRGEGASLAHCSTSVVAPGTPFNTTAACLDMAAWLFNTKNTRYVGMVDVGIGKDTGAAYDGHGHTAGVTFGNLFLLLKELSRVTSTATPAANRISVDDTLIILNTEFGRTPDPQGSGGTGRDHYGRGYVVVLIGGPIQPTASGEPKLIGTIDWTAGSPAGRYTPANLACVALTAAGIDPHGTDNFAFQELPPGMPSSYEQPFFQA
- a CDS encoding DUF7452 domain-containing protein; the protein is MKLKRLESARGALAVLLAGGLLAGCSTTEPQPQEAPPGVSQAALAPEPTSPGGVDAGNAAWVEQVVPALLGRPVRSFGELKFLTVMTARVGRARMAEALMSHPAFVDRWTGVLLDRMRVDREGSRSQSDCFSQPLLSSDNDKIRAAKVVLYTRRLGNALSLSEAVAEPPVSASPGTYNMADVVRGSLLMDNVFPAYRGFVFALVRQYGSDDAKTHEKQRQIADHFTQVYANKSMECLKCHRTHFSSVSSSSASLFTPGYDWAKGQEGRVFSGLSAWATAGSFQAPTDADWVGSFRQSPGTNVPFAGWDGASCGSFSNDTSTQTPGGTGLLLPDASSTTVWALDDRLKEGFLALRKSYDSGDLDTGANHANQGRTLGAFWLAAAFANDVWREFFGAPLTISNFTSRNTHEHKLLWNLAENHVVGRGWSLKGLLTEIVTSPYFNRLAESSATMPKVFEPFIDTPAQDYVGDAVHRRSADLLFRMKASALQWKAGGKLWVTHFPQSTTYPTPSQAEAMGLHLSRLSAANPTSSQYSMLGWEASAGRCDRPAAISRDWIDALADRAMTGGVTVRGAVEALRFRLLGRGLSAGSGEATALSTFLGKSMTATFASAYTTAGLGNAALRDLCEVFVKTPQFMLEGVPHGVGVSETDFDSPPQLQVGDMKNDGTLAADTPSAACESWVDPQTAFDGISVNCADESFPQNIDWSKICPSGGCVYREAVLPDLPRPWPCLGCSFDSDWFTTLPPPVDPRVVTDLPMPMTPARGGVFLAWAEGATIVQVSGQARFVHAHGQSTPAAPGMVLQLGDSLELWAGDKFKVVAPSGQVFENPTGGMPPNQSAQTYLFMATGPNGLPDPTEMTPTTVDMNTASTVKEAMRQAARNEEAGSVSLFHDVTSTTGNMSHINHPALNGKPDLILLVSPVAGAVSNDHHVGVWYDTALQRWAVYNEDLAAMPLGVRFSVRAMPPSGSVFIHEVTAANKPAGSISTIDHPALNGRSSIAVQVSRIWNLPGAPGVYNNHPVGVSYDTSVQKWTVYNEDQGTLSPGALFAVKLGGDFKVTSSPATRVGTALVIDEPNINGVADARLFFTHGFSGTGTLHTKRSALRYDTTLQKWTIINRDGTTVANNLVFHVHRGY
- a CDS encoding ATP-dependent Clp protease proteolytic subunit; protein product: MTRLDSTPNDPTPNDEPHPRALSEKVQSSLLRSRTVLIFGEITSELAQATTAQLLALASDDGEKPIRILIHSPGGHVESGDTIHDVIRFIRPEVKVIGTGWVASAGALIFVAARRENRFALPNTRFLLHQPLGGVRGPASDIEIEAAQIMAARDRLNRIFAEATGQAPAKIAQETERNLWMTAREAQEYGLVHRIVESALEV
- a CDS encoding AraC family transcriptional regulator; its protein translation is MADEMERLLPRGVVVSRHHGHPGAPWRASAGDPPSLHVVVQGAFRLSEDGVCALELDAGDVVLLGFGPRGAGPREQSLRCVAPPPGRAPADAELISATYAAAPGGALASLAPVVHLPAGEVRRARGLSAVVGLLRAALADASPGQAQLARSLLEPLLAYALHCHEHAREGRASRALDRRGARAFDRRVARVLRLMQEKPAERWGVEALAKAAGLSRAALARRFLAELGVPPLRYLAELRMQRAAELLAEGDGSVAAVAAEVGYDSEFAFSRAFKRHTGEAPGAFRRRSRSEGAAFRLPPVRAAA